The following DNA comes from Enterobacter sp. SA187.
AGGTCTGGGGCAGCCCGTCCAGTAATCCTTCAGAATAAGGCTCGACATGCTGCTGGCTTGCAAAACTGCCATGATCCGCAGGGTGCCAGTCCTGGCTTGCCACCACCGCGTCGCCGCGCGTTTTGCACCAGTCGATCATGGCGTTAGCAATATCTACCGTACTGTCGCCTTCGGCGACCGCCAGCGCGCCACCGGCGCAAAAATCGTTCTGAATATCCACTAACAGTAATGCCCGGGCCATAGTCTGCTCCTTATTCGTCCGGCGTCAGTTCGCCGCGCAAATTGACGGCCATCGCCTCGCGGATGGCCTGCACATCCAGATCCTGACTTAACAGATAATGCAGTTTAGTCAGCGTTGCTTCCACCGTCATATCTGCGCCGCCAATCACGCCCGCGTGCGCCAGCGCGTTACCCGTAGCGTAACCGCCCATATTCACTTTGCCGGACATGCACTGGGTCAGGTTGATCACCACAATGCCGCGCTCGCTGGCTGCCTGTAGCTCTTTCAGAAACTCGCCGTTTTGCGGCGCGTTACCGACGCCATAAGAGCGCAGGATCAAGGCCTTCACCGGCTGGCGCAGGAAGTTACGCACCACGTCGGCAGAAATGCCCGGATAGATAGTGACCACGCCGATCGGCTGTGGGGTGATGGGATGCACAATCAGCTCCCCATCGCCATGGGGCGCAGGGGGCGTGCCGAGACGGCGAATATGGATCCCGGCTTCCAGCAACGGTTGCAGATTAGGGGAGGCGAAGGCATCAAAGCCATCAGCATGCGCCTTGGTGGTGCGGTTGCCGCGGAACAGACGATTGTTGAAGAACAGCGTCACCTCGTTAATCGGGTAGTTCGCCGCAATGTACAGGGAATTGAGCAGGTTGATCTGCCCGTCCGAGCGCAGCTCCGCCAGCGGAATTTGTGACCCTGTCACAATCACCGGCTTGCCGAGGTTTTCCAGCATAAACGACAGCGCCGAGGCGGTGAACGCCATGGTGTCGGTGCCGTGCAGAATGACAAAACCATCGTAGCGATCGTAATTCGATTTAATATCTTCCGCGATATGCTGCCAGTCC
Coding sequences within:
- the ansA gene encoding asparaginase codes for the protein MQKKSIYVAYTGGTIGMQRSEQGYIPVSGHLQRQLALMPEFHRQEMPDFTIHEYHPLMDSSDMTPQDWQHIAEDIKSNYDRYDGFVILHGTDTMAFTASALSFMLENLGKPVIVTGSQIPLAELRSDGQINLLNSLYIAANYPINEVTLFFNNRLFRGNRTTKAHADGFDAFASPNLQPLLEAGIHIRRLGTPPAPHGDGELIVHPITPQPIGVVTIYPGISADVVRNFLRQPVKALILRSYGVGNAPQNGEFLKELQAASERGIVVINLTQCMSGKVNMGGYATGNALAHAGVIGGADMTVEATLTKLHYLLSQDLDVQAIREAMAVNLRGELTPDE